A single genomic interval of Macadamia integrifolia cultivar HAES 741 chromosome 6, SCU_Mint_v3, whole genome shotgun sequence harbors:
- the LOC122081441 gene encoding pentatricopeptide repeat-containing protein At5g06540-like, whose protein sequence is MNGCISSSSTSSLVRTLRSKDPKLLLVETCSNLSQLKEIHAHLIRTQIIPDILVASHLIAFCTNPRYGTSLLDYAQRLFPHIQNPNLFIYNAMIRAYASSKNSERALLMYKELQRTGLLPDNLTFPFLVKSCTQFGYLRMGTQAHGQIIRHGFEFDVYVQNSLVHMYATCGDIKAASQVFHSITHLDVVSWTCMVAGYSKCGDVESARKLFDKMPERNLFSWSIMISGYAQNHHFDKAMELFHIMKSEGVRANEAVMVSVISSCAHLGALEQGERVHEYVVRNNLTVTLTLGTALVDMYARCGSIQKAIWVFEQLPERDTVSWTAIIAGLAMHGHAERSLQCFLEMVKTDLKPRDITFTAVLSACSHGGLEEKGFQIFESMKRDYGLEPRLEHYGCMVDLLGRAGKLEEAERFILKMPVQPDPPIWGALLGACRIHRNVYIGERVGKILIQLQPGHSGYYMLLSNIYAHAKKWDNVTQLRKMMKDRGVKKPPGYSLIEIGGTVHCFTIGDKSHMEIEKIEAMWEEIVRRIRLVGFAGNTMDVLFDIDEKEKESAVYRHSEKLAMAFGMMKTDAQTTIRIVKNQRVCEDCHTATKLISKVFGRELIVRDRNRFHHFQEGACSCKEYW, encoded by the coding sequence ATGAATGGTTGTATTAGCAGTAGCAGCACCAGCTCACTGGTCAGGACTCTAAGATCAAAAGACCCAAAGCTCCTATTAGTGGAAACCTGCTCCAACCTTTCTCAGCTGAAAGAGATACATGCCCACTTGATCAGAACACAAATCATTCCAGATATACTCGTAGCCAGTCATTTGATAGCCTTCTGCACTAACCCCAGATATGGAACAAGCTTACTTGATTACGCACAACGACTCTTCCCCCATATTCAGAACCCCAATCTCTTCATCTACAATGCAATGATAAGGGCATATGCAAGCAGCAAAAATTCAGAGCGGGCCCTCCTAATGTACAAAGAGCTCCAAAGGACAGGTCTTCTTCCGGACAATCTGACCTTCCCTTTTTTAGTCAAATCTTGCACCCAATTTGGTTATCTGCGAATGGGTACACAAGCCCATGGTCAGATCATCAGACACGGCTTTGAATTTGATGTGTATGTGCAGAATTCTCTGGTTCATATGTATGCAACATGTGGTGATATAAAGGCAGCGAGCCAAGTCTTCCATAGCATAACTCATTTGGATGTAGTTTCTTGGACATGTATGGTTGCTGGGTACAGCAAATGTGGAGATGTTGAATCGGCACGCAAGTTGTTCGATAAGATGCCAGAGAGGAACTTGTTTAGCTGGAGCATAATGATCAGTGGGTATGCCCAAAACCATCATTTTGACAAAGCGATGGAGCTGTTCCATATCATGAAATCAGAAGGTGTAAGAGCAAATGAAGCAGTTATGGTTAGTGTGATATCTTCATGCGCCCATCTGGGTGCCTTGGAACAAGGAGAAAGAGTCCATGAATATGTGGTGAGGAATAACCTCACAGTGACTCTGACCCTTGGAACTGCTCTTGTGGATATGTATGCAAGGTGTGGAAGTATTCAGAAAGCCATCTGGGTTTTTGAACAACTTCCAGAGAGGGACACGGTGAGTTGGACGGCTATAATTGCAGGGCTGGCCATGCATGGCCATGCTGAGAGGTCACTCCAATGTTTCTTGGAAATGGTTAAGACGGATCTGAAACCAAGGGACATCACCTTCACTGCAGTTCTGTCAGCTTGCAGCCATGGGGGGTTGGAAGAGAaaggtttccaaatttttgaGAGCATGAAAAGAGACTATGGGCTTGAGCCTAGGTTGGAACACTATGGATGCATGGTTGATCTTCTAGGGCGAGCAGGGAAGTTGGAAGAAGCTGAAAGATTCATACTTAAAATGCCAGTGCAACCTGACCCACCAATTTGGGGGGCATTGCTTGGAGCTTGTCGCATTCACAGAAATGTATATATCGGGGAAAGAGTGGGAAAGATTCTGATTCAGTTGCAGCCAGGCCATAGTGGGTACTACATGCTTCTTTCCAACATCTATGCTCATGCAAAAAAGTGGGACAATGTCACTCAATTAAGAAAAATGATGAAGGACAGAGGAGTTAAGAAGCCACCCGGTTACAGCTTGATTGAGATAGGTGGGACTGTTCACTGCTTCACTATTGGAGATAAATCACACATGGAGATTGAGAAAATAGAGGCAATGTGGGAAGAAATTGTCAGGAGAATAAGATTGGTGGGATTTGCAGGGAATACCATGGATGTACTGTTTGACATAgatgagaaggagaaggagagtgCTGTGTACAGGCACAGTGAGAAGCTTGCAATGGCATTTGGCATGATGAAAACTGATGCTCAGACAACTATCCGGATAGTCAAGAACCAAAGAGTATGTGAGGACTGCCATACAGCAACAAAGCTTATTTCCAAGGTCTTTGGCCGCGAGTTAATTGTAAGGGATCGGAATCGGTTCCATCATTTCCAAGAAGGTGCCTGTTCTTGTAAGGAATACTGGTAA